The Apium graveolens cultivar Ventura unplaced genomic scaffold, ASM990537v1 ctg9010, whole genome shotgun sequence DNA segment gggagaagcaagagatatgggcttctcaacaggaaatgtggttgtacaaatgaagatggaactacttgaagatatgttcagtctagaggaacatctacttggaatctggaaaatgttaaatgtcatccagaacttttctactatttactttgcatgtatgtttatatctttttcttatttgttagttgagttatcctctaggtatttgtgttattgtctaacaaacaaatagggggagattgtaagtcatatgtcatagcctatttgtatattcgaggattcaactcaactcaaataagaatgtaataagtaaatagtggatcgaccgtcagagattctcgcaaagtaatatctgtcaaaggattcagaaacaaggttcatctacagacttgaggaattaattcactggaagaagttcaagaaattgatcatgcctcagtgatataagtcaagatcatggatttaatcaagtgacagagatctcgtcagagtatcaattaattacaaggatttaatctgaagaaaatcaaagtgtcagagtcaagacatgaagaaacgtcacggaagttagtcactcatgaaccagacagtacatcgagtgtcaacgttgaagtggtggaattgattcataattttcagtgattttcagaagatttgcagaagaatggttgctgctcaagactagaattaattctctattaattaattaagtcatctaatttaattaagaaaataaattatatctgcgaagaataatttatttattaattgaattaattgattaattaattctgaattaattctaggaattttaggaattttcagaagcttaattggattaaattcaagcattaaatcagcaagacaattgaaaatgaactagcatgacaatcaggattgtcataccgattgtcatgctaggccatattcaattgtcacaccgaaagttactctaggaggatgattgtcttgctagttcattctgattgtcatgctagttcattcagattgtcttgctagttcattcaattgtctcaccgaaagtcttgccagctataggattgtcatgccaagtcaattctattcgtttgttgatttaaaaagaagcagagtagcagcaacttattattaagaacacagaagtcaagaaacaaggcagaaaaagaaaatcaagaagaaatatttcatcttttcatctgcatacttcaagattaaatttctagattgtaaagttaaatccaatccactagaaatctttatcttgctcttgtgtatcaatctagcggattaaaatccctagaacttaatctcaaatcgcgtttagcatttgattctaattattgcaaaaatagaaaaagttcatgtcgaatttattctagatttgtgataattaatttgagattaattccttgtaatcgataccagttgttgtaacacctttcaagtttaataatatttttatttaacttgaattttgtttcacattttttattccgcatttaattcgattattcggtactgttgTATTCAAccacccccccttctacaaacacattgggacccaacacaacgcaatccggactgggaaataagaaaagctcaactccttctaaagacaaccactttagtcctgattcgtcgaactcaacgcaatccagactgggggcaagaaaaactCAACTCCTTCCAAAGACAACCACTCTAGTTTTGATTCGCCGAAACTCAACGTAATCCGGACTGGGGGataagaaaagctcaactccttacaaagacaaccactttagtcctgattcgccaactcaacgcaatccggactgggggccaAGAAAAGCACAAATTTTTCTAAACAAAAAACCAAAGCTCATGTTCTAGAAACAAGCCCAAATTGCTccccccatccagaaaatctgcataagggagtggggggcacatgatagtacatacAGCTCCTGCAAGGCCTTACCCCGGACTCCTAACTAtatagctcctggaaggactagtccTAGACTCCTAACTCTAtatagctcctggaaggactagtccTGCACACTACCAGTCCTGACTGGCCCAGTCCCGCAAGCCCAACCTTGataaatcccagcacgtgagacactggtcaagcacatgatggggacaactgtcacacatcaatcatgagaataatcagggcacgtgtcagaggatcctcagaacatttctcagccagtcccgcactgacacgtgtaaagATCCACTCCAGgcaggtgtcctccgctccccAGAACCAATGGCAAcgatttaaaggtaccaaccccaaaaccctaccttgggctataaatagcccaagagggtgaggttttggggttaatcactctctcacactcacATACACACATAACCACCCTTCAttcatatctatcttcatcttccccaaaagcgagttaTTATTCacacgccggaggcgccgcgggactcaaACCCCCCTTTCGGTGTTATTTTTGATAATATCATTTTTTTATTAACTAGTATGGGTAcaattaactaattaaaaaaTGATAAGAAGTAATTTAAGAGGCTTAGATAGATTATGTGGAGATGACAAATATTTGAAACTTTAAACACTAAGAGTAaatcttttattttattttttgagGAGTATGGTTAGGAGATTGTTGGAGTTACTCTTAGTAATTTTAAGAGTTGCTAAGAGTCTCTTGTAGTACAGCAACAAATTCTTTCGCGCTTCTCAAATTTCAATTTAAGAGTTCATCTAAGAGCATCTTGAAGATATTCTAAGTTAactattatttttataataaaatattttagcGTACAAAGGGTTATAAAAATTTGTGCGAGATGCTTAAACGTTTTCACCGTTAGGGCCTAGGGGTGTGTATTCAGTTCGGTTAACCGGAAATCGAAACCAAACAAATATAAATAAATTTCGGTCCGGTTTCCGGTAGAGAAATTTCTAAATTCGGTTACttggtattttgatttttaaCCGCGATTAACCGAATTTTAATTAATTTACAAAATACTTATATTTatctgaataataataattaataataataagtTAGTAACACTATCTATCTGATATTAAACTTCGAATCCAAATTGATTCTCAGCCTCCAACTCCAAATCTCGAGCTCGACTCTCCCCTCCCAGGTAACATCACACCATCAGAATATGTTTAGTCTGTTTAATCATCAATCCAACTAAAATAACTTTATCAAAATTTTGCAACATCTATAACTTAATGTTTCTTAATGTTTTTAATTGTTgattaaacttaaactttctgaATGGATTCTGTAATTTTATGATTCTTTTTCTTAAACTTCGGTTTTAGATTTTGATTTTTCGGTAAGAACcgaattatttattttagtttcgATTTAAACCGAATACATTTCGATTCGATTTTTTTTTAGTACAGATATCGGACTTGTATTTCGACTTCATCTTCATTTGAAATGGGCAATTGTTTCAAATCTTTATACTGACTTCTTGCATCGGGAAAATATTTCATGTTACAGCAAACTCATATACCAGAGAGCTGGAAAGAAATTAAATTACTTCTCCACGTAAAGGCACCAACAAAGAAGATGCTCCCCTCCAAACCATTCGAGCTAAAATAGATTATTGTTCTTAGACAATTCGAACAATTCGAACTATATATGATTTAATATTGGGGTTCAGCTCAACTAGAAGCACTATTTTACTGCCACTACTCGAAGAGGAGGGGATTTTCTTAGGGTCCCCTTCCCCAACCATGGTTGGTTGGAGTTTTTTTAGAGCCAACCCTTACGCAATGGTTCATTGCGGAAGGCTAcccttccgcaatgattcattgcggaagggTATTAAATTACCTTTTTACCCTGACTTCCGCTATGATTCATTGCGGAAAGGACTGAAAATACCCTTTTGCTCTTAAcacttccgcaatgaatcattgcggaagtcGTGTACGAATATACCCTACTAGCCAACTGTTAGCAGTTTTATCAATTAAAATTTGTTCTTGAGCATTTTTTTTGGGCGATTCTGTGCGATCCTAGGGCGATTTTGAGCTTTTCTAAGGCAATTACAACTGATTCTTTTGTGTTCTTCTTCCTTGATTCAAAGGTTCGTTATTCTTCTTCCTTGATTTcgagatgtatatatatatacacacatacacagTACACACACAAGATGTAGTTCGAATTGTAGCATGATTTGATACTTTTTAGATGGAATTATATGTTCTTGATTCTTTCTGATTAATTAGTTCGAATTAGGGTTAGTATTAATTaggaattttaatttttatttcgaattaattaatttttatttcgaattatatgtTAAATTTTGGCATATTCGAAGGTAATTTTTTTGACTGAAGTAGTGATTTTGGGACATATTCGAGGAGGTAATTGGGTTTCGGGTTTTGGGTTGTGTTTGTTTTTGTGgttgtggtgattatatgatagtATGCTAATACAGTAGTTTTTAAATTGTGAGATAGAATTGTCTGTGATCACCAACAGTTAGCTATGTCAGTGTCGCGTGGGGGAGGTTTCAAAGGTGATTAATAAATCAAACCTGCAACTGGTTTTGTCATAGCCTTGAGAACCTTGCAAGCATATAGATTGCAGAATATTTTCATCATCGTTACCGCTGGAGATTGTTATAATTAAAAGAAATCTAAAGAATAAAGATTATAACACAAACATTTTGATTATTGTATTTTCCAATCGCGTATTGTGACTGAACTCAAGATAGCTAGGAAAGATCTCTGGCTGGTTGGTCCTAATATTGAAATTTTGCTGCAAAATAGGCACCGAGAGCACTTTAGATAGTCTTCAGCTTCAAATTCCTAATACACCTGTCACATAATCAAGAAAAAATTAGAGCCGTGAAAGTACTAGTATAACAAAGTTGCAAGAATTTTGCGCACAATTTATCTTCCAAATAAGCAACATAAAACTTCGATAATTGTACCCAATACCTCTTGGTGTAATGGCATCTCCCTCGCTCCTTTTATGGGACGTCGATGGTTCCAATCTTGTCAAAGATAAGGTGGGTGCGTAAATGAGTGTGTTCAACTAGCAAAAAAGCATCGAAATTTATAATTCAACATAACAAAAAGACGAGGGTGAGTTTCGACTAATGAACTCATTAAACTTACCATTCTCCTCGGATATCATATGATCAAAAACTGGGGGGGGCTGCTGCTATTTTCGAAGACTTGGTTCTTGAACAATGATACGACCATGTAAAACTTTGAATGCACTACGAATATGAATGAGTACAAGTTCATGTAGATGTAAACTTTTAAGTATATGACTATTGTATATAGAATTCCTACTTGCTGAATAATTAAATTTTCTTATGTAGAATTAAGGATTGTGAATCAGACCAAGTACTGtgaatttgaaataaattagtTAAGAAATGAATTTAGGTTTAATTTTGAGTTGTGAATTTCATTCGAATAATTAggttaatatttaaaattaatgaTAAATGATTTGGAATAGTTATGAATAATTATTAggttaatttaaattaataatttcaATTAAGGATATTTCTTagtatttaaatatatatttgtttaaaTACTTGTTTAATTGGGGCTAATGAAAATGACTAAATATGATTAGAAtaattaatttgaatttgaaataagGATATATTTATAGATATCCTTGTTTACACTTATTTAATTGCAAATTACTTGTTTAATTGTTAATTAATTGTTCATAATCTATCCTTGTTTAATTACTTGTGCAGTTACTTGTTTAGTTGCTTGTTATTCTGCCCTTATTTGTGCATTATAATATCAAACTGAAATAATTCTTGTTTTGAAAATTGCAGATAAAATGAATATGGAATGCGGGCCTATGGATCGATCATTGCTGACCATGCAGGATGATCACATTAGTACTCTTATATGGCATGGGGGTGAGAGGGAGACGCTCGATGTTAGACAGTTGACTGCTAACATGGGTATTGGATGAGGAGCAGATACATTTGCTTACAGGCTGGGGTTTCGGGGTGTTTGTTAACCCCTTGGTTGTTCCGCAGAATGATATTCGCTTGATCACTGCACTGGTGGAGAGGTGGAGGCCAGAGACTACTCATTCACTTCACATTCGGTGAGATGACCATTACATTGGAGGATGTTTACATGATCTTGGGGATGCCTATTACTGGTCGTGCTGTTACCCATACGGAGCTTGATAATCCGAAACCgtatttaggataaaatgcataataaagacttatagaaaggAATTCATGTctttagaccttaatttgatttattattgcatatttaggataataatgcataataaagacttatagaaaagaattcatgtcttttaacccttaatttgatttattatttgcatatttgggataaaatgcataataagacttatagaaaagaattcatgtcttttagcccttaatttgatttattatttgcatatttaggataaaaaggcataataaagacttatcgaaaagaattcatgtcttcTTTTAGACTTTAATTTGATTTATTAGTTGCAtattaggataaaatgcataataaaggCTTATAGAAAGAATTCATATCTTTTAGacccttaatttgatttattatttgcatattaggataaaatgcataataaagacttatagaaagaATTCATGCTTAATTATTTCATATTTGTACTAATTATTTGAAATTTGTAGGAGAAAGTCCTCCCATGTTGGCTAAATTACTTGGAACCCCCAGAGATTTACAAAGAAATTCATGAAGATGGCTATAGTTACGGCTCGACCGAAGCAAGATACTGGAGTTAAATGCGGCGTCTATGTATGCAAGTATGTGGATGTCATTCTTAATGGGATTAGATTGGAGCATGCTGTTTGGCATCCATATGATGATGTAGAGACATTCGTTATCGCATTACTTGGGAATTGCGTAGGGGGCGTGCTCGTCATCTTTCAGCATGGGGATTGACCCAAAGAAATTTGGGTTATGATTTATTTCTTAAATTTAGAAGATTTATTGGACTTGTATTGTATACTTATGTTGGTTCTTGTAGTAGTTTTTCGATTGTTCATGTTGGTATGAACTTATTTAGAATGGGTTAAATTGTTCGTATGGATTTGGGTTGGCatttttgatttggatttggtttGGATTTTTGATTTGGTTAGCTTTTGAATGTTAGAATAAATGGTTAGAATGTTTATCATTTTCGATGAGGATTGGTGTTTGATTTGTTGGATGGTTAATTTGGATTGGTGTTTGATTTTTTGGAATGGCTATGTATTTTATTCTTGAGTTTGTAGCGTAGAAACAGGGACAGGAAAACTAGGAATTGCAGAAAATTGCAGAAAACTGCAGGCTTGCAGAAACAGCAAAACTTGCAGTCTGCAGATTTCAGTAcccttccgcaatgaatcattacGGAAGCTTGAAACTCTGCAAAAATCACACTTTGATCAccttgtttcatttttttataatttgGTCACTGCATTAcccttccgcaatgaatcattgcggaagctTGAAACTTCTGCAAAAATCACACTTTGATCaccttgtttcattttttttataatttggTCACTGCATAtgaataaattcgaattaaataataaaaactcTTACAATTATTGCAAAAAATGCCTGGAACACTGAAAATTTTAAACAATAATTTCTGTATTTTTTTCACATTCTCATTTTTTTTTccattttattttgattttttccttgaataatatgtataattcgaattaaaatgaagaaaaaaataaaaaaatggacttttcttaaaaattaatcaaaaattagAGAAGACGCTGGAATTATCAAAAAATAGTGTCACTGAGTTTTTTCCCCATTTCTgacttttttccttttttttatttttttcctttAATAATATGTATTAATTGGAattaaaaaataaagaaaaaaaataaaaaaaatgggacttttcttaaaaattaatcaaaaattagGAGGAGACACTGAAATTATCAAAAAATAGTGTCACTAATTTTTTTTCACCATTTCTGactttttcctttttttattttttttccttAATAATATgtattaattcgaattaaaaataaagaaaacaaaataaaaaatagaCTTTCTTAAAAATTAATCAAAAAGTAGAGGAGACACGGTGAAATTATCAAAAAATAGTGTCACTAATTTTTTTTCACCATTTttctttttttgattttttttcctttaattgtattaatttgaattaaaaataaagaaaaaaaatataaaaatggaacttttattaaaaaataatcaaaaattaGAGGAGAGACtgaaattatcaaaaaatatTGTCACTAATTTTTTTCACCATTTCTGACTTTTtccatttaattttaaattttttaaaaatttaaaattgaattaattCCTTAAAAATTCGAAGCTAAGGAAAAACGGGAAAACAGGGGAAACAGGGGAcattccgcaatgaatcattgcggaaggaAAAGcattccgcaatgaatcattgcggaagtaGGTATTACTCCCCTGTTTTTTCAgctattaattttttaaaatttgtacTTATAAAAAAAGTAAATTATAGCTCCAATACATACCAAATAATATTTAAAAGCCAAATTCAAATATGACATTCCAAATTCAAATATTACATTCCATTAATTTAAATTTCTACATTCAAATAGaattaaatcatttaaaatttcTATTTGGATTTTTAAGACAACGCCTCCTATCATGTCCGGCCACACCACAAAAACCGCAATAACGGATTTTTTCAGTTGACGTCTCAATACCACTTTTAGACCTTCCTGAATTTTTCTTTGTTGTTGACGTCTCAATGCCACTTTTATACCTTGTCGAATCCTTCTTTCTTCCCTTTGTTTGTGATATTGGAGGATTGAATATTGGATCATGTTCATCGTAAACTTGGAACTCCTCCTCCATTCTTGAATTATTTTCTTCTTCACGAAACTTTTCAATCACTTAACATTTTTCTTTCTCAATCAAATCCATGACGTAATTGTATCGTGGTTTTGAACAACTTCCAAGAGCACCCAAACCTTGAAAAGATTTACACAAAGCATTATACCTTGCCGTTGTTGAATCACCAACATCAACAAGAACGGGAGGATTATAAGGCGAAAAACCATCAATTTTATTTGCGCTCGCCGTCCATCTTGATTTGATAAAAATTGTTGGTATCATAGTTTTTTGTTTCTTGTCAATATAGCGTAGGATATGTTTGCAAAGCATCCCGGAATGTTCAAATTTTTTACATTCACAATCAATATTTCCTTCCAAAGAAACCATTACCCGATACCTTCTTCTAAGATTATCCGGCACATTATACTTCTCAACTAAATACAACCTCCACATGTAATTGGAACCATCTTTGCAACTATTTACCACATAAGATGTGCTTTTTCTAAGCTCATTTTGAAATTGCCTAAACATTTCTTTTGTGTAAATAGAAGAAGCATGATTTTCTAAGGGGGAATTAAATATCAATCTCCTTTCCTTATACTCGGTCTCGTAGTCGGCTTTAACCTCATTAAGAATTTGTGTTTCCAAAGCCTTTTGTGaattctcaatgaattctttcaACCCGGTTGAAGCTTTCACATACTCGTCAAAAAATGAATTCATGGACTCGCTTCTTGAGGTGGTGGTCATACCGGCGGAGAAATGTTGTTTTGTGTAAGCACGAATCCATTTATCTTTTATGGCATACATATCGTTTAGCCAAACATGATCCTCGAGTCCATACTTATCAACCAAAACCTCCCACTTACCAACAAATTCCGTGGGTGACAACGACTTGTACAAACAATCATTAAAATCCCCTTTAAATTCCGGATATTGTGTACAAAGCCGACAATTTTTCGGGAAATTTATTACTTATGTGCCACGAACATAATATGTGCTTGGTATCCGACAAAATCTCGGCAATACCATTTCCCAATGCTATATCTTGATCCGTAATAATAGTGAGGGGAGGTCTGTTTCCGACGGCTTCCAACCATGTCTTCAAAACCCATTTATATGAAATCTCCGTCTCATCCTGCATGAGTGCAAACCCGAACAAGATATTTTGGTAATGGTGATTGACCCCGGTTATTGGTATAAACGGCATACAATACCTATTGGTCCTATATGTGGAGTCAAATGAAACAACATCTCCAAAATTCGTGTATGCGTTCAATGATCGATGATCAACCCAAATCAAACATCTAACTCTATTTTCTTCATCCAAATCAACTCGGTAGAAAAAGTTTCCAAAACTTTTTTCTTTCAATTGTCGTAGCAATGCCATCCCACTCCCGCATCACCGAAATCGAACACCCGTCATCGAATATCACGAATTACGTTACGTACATCTTGATTAGAAAATCCAAGTTTTTCCACACCACCCCATGTTTCACCAAGAAATCTCATTGCTTTAGCGGTTTCAATGCCCGATTTATCAAATAACTCAAGCAATGCTCGGGTAACCGGATCTATATTTTTGGACCTTTGCATGAATTGTACTTTATCCGAGATTACCATATCATGATCATGCTCTAATTTAACCAAAGTTACTTCCCATTTATCATTTTTAACTCTATGAGTGACACACATTCGAGCACTACAATTTGTTCTCGGAATTACATCTCTAATCCTTCTTTTTTCCTTTCTTTCATCATCAACATCCAATTTCGTACTAGAACCTAGTCTTCCACCCTTACGACAAATATACAAACGAGAGGAGATACCATTACCCCGTGAATGTCTATGAGTACTCCTAATAATAATCTCAAATCCAACACTTCTAccataatctctataaaaatttTCGGCTTCATCCAAAGTGTTAAAAAACATATCAACGCAAGGCACAACACTATTCATATTTGATTTTGAAAAACCGTAACCTTTTTTGTCAAAACTCAtatcatcattttcatcatcatcatcacttATATTCATTTTCTCTTCTCTACAAAAATCACCATCGTTAATTTTTCCTTTTCCCTTACAATCTCTCTCTTCTTTTTTACGATATTTCTCTTTTTCCATATACTcaatatcatcatcatcatcatccataTTTTTTTTTCCATATACTCAATATCATCATCATCCATATCCAATTTTTTCTTACATTTATAATTATCAACATCAATCAATTCATTAACATCATCTACAATAAGTTTACGATAAACCGGATTTTTCCCAACGGGTGTAAAATAATCAAAATCGTCATGCTCACTAGATGAacttgaataattaaataaatgagaTGTCATAGTAAAAAAAACTAACCTCTTTTTGGCTCCAAATTGAAAAATGATAGAGAAAAATGGTGAAATTGGGTTTATAAAGTAAAAAACGAAGCTGGTAAGGTAAATTTAATGCACACTTCCGCAATAAATCATTGCGGAAGGTGTATTTAATGCTTCAGCCAACCCACGCGCTAAAACGCGCATACATTGTCAAAACATTAGTtccttccgcaatgaatcattgcggaagcaAAAGCTTACGCTATGATTCATTGCGGATGCAGTTTTGATAattgtttattttttattttttttttgtgaAGAAAATATTTAGTAAAAAACTTTTAAAATTCATAATAACATTCATGTTACTTGTCAATATTACATAAATTTTTTATatcaaaaaattaatttttttttattattattgtatattttgcctttttttatgaaaataatacattaaatatttaaaaaaattgtcTAAACATATAATACttaattttaatttgtttttttatAATATAGGTAtgtgaaaaaaataaatattattttgttgaGAACATATATTAAGCACTTGATAAGTATGAATGAAGTACAACGTCTATTAGTAAGTTGTATCATTTCATTTGAAATTTCTAATATTGAAtgtgtaacaccccaaatccggggtcggagatccgggttgtcacgagttccatttcccttaaaaacacccaatcttaataaataatcaactactctgtactgtgaccccaccattaaacacacaccacaagttatagcctcagagatgaatatccaaaaataatcacaagtcgttttattccacaattatatgccaatacaccttaaacaagtttctgaataaatttacatttctttgccattattacaattcataaatatacataatctgatacatcaaaagttgaaagcctagcctattggtagttcctacctcagctacagcgacatcatcacgcctataggaaactgcggaacgtttcctatccgctcgcgaattgggagcttggtcctgttcatcttgtctatctgatgttgtgtgatgaaagaagaaagcaagggtgagcagcaagcccaccaaaataatatgtataatgattaacaatatatgagccttctcatagtactcatgaaagtcttggtcaaaagaaatgaaccaagttgatatcttaatgcgatgaagtcgcaaaatattcagtatatatatacatatatacttttcaaaatatgggaagtcctcttccatgcataatacacacagagttccagtgtataactgtataaaaatatcgttgcaaggtgatctcatatatctaaccttgtctcaacgtttttctgaaaatctttgtcatgcataagataatcatttactagatataagtttaaaagatgaagttacaagatactccaatatacttatatcttttccaaatactacttgaactaccaccgttcaagttataattagttcaaaagttcatcacatagatgagactacaagataatacttgaatagattcaacctttaaaatatcatcaaaataaaatgaagttatgagatacttcatttgatgtaaacatcattttgaaaacttgaccctgccaacactcaacaatcgcccaaccgtagcctttctatcgaagtgctctgggtagtgttgcagaaattatccaattggatgatgaactcattacgggagtttgccgcgccaggaagaccacttacgatgatcagtcgtagtagtacaaccccaccattttctacatgtaga contains these protein-coding regions:
- the LOC141705539 gene encoding protein FAR1-RELATED SEQUENCE 5-like yields the protein MALLRQLKEKSFGNFFYRVDLDEENRVRCLIWVDHRSLNAYTNFGDVVSFDSTYRTNRYCMPFIPITGVNHHYQNILFGFALMQDETEISYKWVLKTWLEAVGNRPPLTIITDQDIALGNGDFNDCLYKSLSPTEFVGKWEVLVDKYGLEDHVWLNDMYAIKDKWIRAYTKQHFSAGMTTTSRSESMNSFFDEYVKASTGLKEFIENSQKALETQILNEVKADYETEYKERRLIFNSPLENHASSIYTKEMFRQFQNELRKSTSYVVNSCKDGSNYMWRLYLVEKYNVPDNLRRRYRVMVSLEGNIDCECKKFEHSGMLCKHILRYIDKKQKTMIPTIFIKSRWTASANKIDGFSPYNPPVLVDVGDSTTARYNALCKSFQGLGALGSCSKPRYNYVMDLIEKEKC